A region of Staphylococcus sp. IVB6181 DNA encodes the following proteins:
- a CDS encoding SdpI family protein has product MLDTIKNNKMGLIIWVISLLTWVLSLAFLPNNIAMQYHDNGTISWSINKYLGALIFMAIISFIYIYYMILPVIDPKKANYRNFNTTYSLIISTILILVYFAEVLIILSNFGITFNSKLILNLVLALLFLIVGNYFQKIRTNWFIGFRTPWTLSSEKNWKKTHRLVGRIYILLGILCLIFPFMNIQTNWILLITIIIFAIIIPYIYSYLIYKQYQK; this is encoded by the coding sequence ATGTTAGATACTATTAAAAATAATAAGATGGGATTGATTATTTGGGTTATATCACTATTGACATGGGTTCTATCTTTAGCATTTCTTCCAAATAATATTGCTATGCAATATCACGATAATGGAACAATTAGTTGGTCAATCAACAAATACTTAGGTGCTTTGATCTTTATGGCTATAATATCTTTCATATATATCTACTATATGATTTTACCTGTTATTGATCCTAAAAAAGCAAACTATAGAAATTTCAATACTACTTATTCATTAATAATATCTACTATCTTAATACTCGTATATTTTGCCGAAGTCTTAATCATACTCTCAAATTTTGGCATCACTTTTAATAGTAAATTAATTCTTAATTTGGTGTTAGCTTTATTATTTCTTATTGTAGGAAATTATTTTCAAAAAATACGTACTAATTGGTTCATTGGTTTTAGAACTCCGTGGACTTTATCAAGTGAAAAAAATTGGAAAAAAACCCATAGATTAGTAGGTAGAATTTATATTCTCTTAGGAATATTATGTTTAATTTTTCCTTTTATGAATATACAAACAAACTGGATCCTTTTAATAACTATAATAATATTTGCAATTATTATCCCTTATATTTACTCATATCTCATTTATAAGCAATATCAAAAATGA
- the ychF gene encoding redox-regulated ATPase YchF: MALTAGIVGLPNVGKSTLFNAITKAGALAANYPFATIDPNVGIVEVPDSRLDALSDIVNPKKVIPTTFEFTDIAGIVKGASKGEGLGNKFLSHIREVDAICQVVRAFDDDNVTHVSGRVDPLDDIEVINMELVLADLESVDKRLPRLEKMARQKDKDAVNEVRILERIKEALEAGDPIRSLEFNEEDAKYVKQAQLLTSKPMIYIANVGEDEVNEADNEKVKTIKEYADNEGSEVIVISAKIEEEIATLDDEDKEMFLEDLGIEEPGLDRLIRSTYDLLGLATYFTAGVQEVRAWTFKTGMTAPQCAGIIHTDFERGFIRAEVTSYQDFVDNKGEQGAKEAGKMRLEGKDYIMQDGDVVHFRFNV; this comes from the coding sequence ATGGCTTTAACAGCTGGTATCGTAGGCTTACCAAACGTCGGAAAGTCTACACTATTTAATGCAATAACAAAAGCGGGTGCACTTGCGGCGAACTACCCATTCGCTACGATTGATCCTAACGTTGGGATTGTAGAAGTACCGGATTCACGTTTAGATGCACTATCAGACATCGTTAATCCGAAAAAAGTAATTCCTACAACTTTCGAATTCACAGACATCGCAGGGATTGTTAAAGGTGCCTCTAAAGGTGAAGGATTAGGAAATAAATTCTTATCTCACATTCGTGAAGTAGATGCAATCTGCCAAGTCGTGCGTGCATTCGATGATGATAACGTGACACACGTATCTGGACGTGTAGATCCATTAGATGATATCGAAGTTATCAATATGGAATTAGTACTTGCGGATTTAGAATCTGTCGACAAACGTTTGCCGAGACTTGAAAAAATGGCACGTCAAAAAGACAAAGATGCAGTTAACGAAGTACGTATTTTAGAACGTATTAAAGAAGCATTAGAAGCAGGAGATCCGATTCGCAGTTTAGAATTCAATGAAGAAGATGCGAAATACGTTAAACAAGCACAGCTTTTAACTTCAAAACCAATGATTTATATTGCGAATGTTGGCGAAGATGAAGTGAATGAAGCGGATAACGAAAAAGTTAAAACAATTAAAGAATACGCTGATAACGAAGGCTCAGAAGTTATCGTAATCAGCGCGAAAATCGAAGAAGAAATCGCGACATTAGACGATGAAGATAAAGAAATGTTCTTAGAAGACTTAGGTATTGAAGAACCAGGTTTAGACCGTTTAATCCGCAGCACATACGACTTATTAGGACTTGCGACATATTTCACTGCAGGTGTACAAGAAGTACGTGCTTGGACATTCAAAACAGGCATGACTGCACCGCAATGTGCGGGTATCATCCATACTGACTTTGAACGCGGATTCATCCGTGCCGAAGTTACAAGCTACCAAGACTTTGTAGATAACAAAGGTGAACAAGGTGCTAAAGAAGCAGGTAAAATGCGCTTAGAAGGTAAAGATTATATCATGCAAGACGGTGACGTTGTACACTTCAGATTCAACGTTTAA
- a CDS encoding DUF951 domain-containing protein, whose product MVAQYGLNDIVEMKKAHACGANRFKIIRMGADIRIKCEHCNRSIMMPRTEFNKKLKKILVSNDTKKKEND is encoded by the coding sequence ATGGTGGCTCAGTATGGTCTGAATGATATTGTAGAGATGAAAAAGGCGCATGCTTGCGGCGCTAATCGATTTAAAATTATTCGTATGGGTGCAGATATTAGAATTAAATGCGAACATTGCAATCGAAGTATTATGATGCCTCGTACAGAGTTTAATAAGAAATTAAAGAAAATACTTGTATCAAATGATACGAAAAAGAAGGAGAATGACTAA
- a CDS encoding mechanosensitive ion channel family protein, with the protein MNTFWNTLQGVFNSLIEPLTKPDTYADILNKLIMIVIYVVVAIIIINLVNKSIDQFFKLQNRNPHGRKRSVTLTALLKNVVRYVVWFIVLTTILGKFGISVTGLLAGAGVVGLAIGFGAQTIVKDIITGFFIIFENHFDVGDYVKINLNGTPITEGTVQSIGLRSTRIHAYTGELVVLPNSVMSEITNFSISNGKALIEVPIAMDEDVDKVESKLKEFLDTLHSSYYVFVSKPEILGIEDLTGNAYILKIAAETTPNNAVPGSRILRKEVANFLNQEGIKSPVPIMMQFDGQKPQ; encoded by the coding sequence TTGAATACCTTTTGGAATACATTACAAGGTGTGTTCAATTCACTTATTGAACCCCTGACAAAACCAGACACCTATGCTGACATCTTGAACAAGCTGATTATGATTGTAATCTACGTTGTAGTTGCGATTATCATCATCAACCTTGTTAATAAATCAATTGATCAGTTCTTTAAATTGCAAAACCGCAATCCGCATGGCAGAAAACGTTCTGTCACACTGACAGCCTTATTAAAAAACGTAGTACGTTATGTTGTATGGTTTATTGTGCTGACAACGATACTTGGAAAATTCGGTATCAGTGTCACAGGTCTCTTAGCCGGAGCTGGTGTAGTCGGTTTAGCTATCGGCTTTGGTGCACAGACGATTGTAAAAGATATCATTACTGGCTTCTTTATTATATTCGAGAACCATTTTGATGTAGGTGATTATGTTAAAATTAACTTGAACGGGACTCCTATTACTGAAGGGACAGTTCAGTCCATTGGTCTGCGTTCAACACGCATTCATGCTTATACAGGTGAATTAGTAGTTTTACCGAACAGCGTGATGTCAGAGATTACCAACTTCTCAATCAGTAACGGCAAGGCATTAATAGAAGTGCCGATTGCAATGGATGAAGATGTCGATAAGGTAGAAAGCAAACTTAAGGAGTTCTTGGATACATTACATTCAAGCTACTATGTCTTCGTCTCAAAACCTGAAATTCTCGGTATTGAGGATTTAACAGGTAATGCATACATCTTGAAAATTGCGGCTGAAACAACGCCGAATAATGCAGTACCAGGATCACGTATCTTGCGTAAAGAGGTTGCTAATTTCTTGAATCAAGAGGGAATTAAATCACCTGTTCCGATTATGATGCAGTTTGATGGACAGAAACCTCAATGA
- a CDS encoding ParB/RepB/Spo0J family partition protein has product MHDSSNEQEHKVESVALDKIRPNPYQPRKHFDDLKLDDLAASIREHGVLQPIILRKTVQGYHIVVGERRFRASKKAGKTEIPAIVKTMTDAEMMELAIIENLQREDLNAIEEAKSYRKLMDDLHLTQKDVAQRLGKSRPYIANMLRLLNLPESIAKWVEDGRLSGAHGRTLLILKDEALMKQVAEQAMKASWSVRYLEQYLSEMTSDTKQTTQAASQKKPRMIQRQERLLQEHYGTKVAITTKKNKGQITFEFKSEEEFMRLIQQLNSES; this is encoded by the coding sequence GTGCATGACTCGAGTAATGAGCAAGAACACAAAGTTGAAAGTGTAGCTTTAGATAAAATACGGCCGAATCCGTATCAGCCTAGAAAACATTTTGATGATTTGAAGCTAGACGATCTTGCGGCTTCAATTCGTGAACATGGTGTTTTGCAGCCCATCATCTTGCGCAAAACCGTACAAGGCTATCATATTGTTGTAGGAGAGCGGCGTTTCAGAGCCTCTAAAAAAGCTGGGAAGACTGAAATTCCGGCTATCGTTAAAACAATGACAGATGCTGAGATGATGGAACTGGCGATTATAGAGAACTTGCAGCGTGAAGATTTGAATGCAATAGAAGAAGCGAAAAGCTACCGTAAACTGATGGATGATCTGCATTTGACACAAAAAGACGTCGCACAGCGTCTAGGAAAATCACGGCCCTATATTGCCAATATGCTGCGATTGCTGAACTTGCCTGAATCTATCGCAAAATGGGTAGAAGACGGTCGGTTATCAGGTGCACACGGCAGAACTTTATTGATTTTAAAAGACGAGGCATTGATGAAACAAGTTGCTGAACAAGCAATGAAAGCATCATGGAGTGTCCGTTATCTAGAACAATATTTGTCTGAAATGACATCTGATACAAAGCAGACAACACAAGCAGCTAGTCAAAAGAAACCGCGCATGATTCAAAGACAAGAACGTCTGCTTCAAGAACACTATGGCACAAAAGTCGCGATTACTACGAAAAAGAATAAAGGACAAATTACCTTTGAGTTTAAGTCAGAGGAGGAATTCATGCGTTTAATACAACAATTAAATAGTGAATCATAA
- a CDS encoding PLP-dependent aspartate aminotransferase family protein, translating to MSLSPETNLIKYHQFPNIAAANPPLYDSSTFPTALIGSEVPYDYARSGHPNRALLEEKLAALEDAEYGIAYNSGIGAISAVFFLLKAGDHLIIPNDVYGGTYRLCEHVLPGFNIEVTAVDTTNPLEVEQAIQDNTKLIHLETPSNPLFKVTDIQAITEIAKAHDVLVSVDNTFLTPLSQKPLHLGADIVIHSATKFLSGHSDLIAGAVVTNNAEVAESLRFLQNTLGSGLSAQDSWTLTKHLKTLYVRWNQSVKNTEKIVEFLRTRPEITDVYYPGNDDINQRQAENGGAVLGFRLSDPDKVPTFAKALKIPQIAVSLGGIQTIVSHPATMSHASVPEDVRNERGITFDLLRLSVGLEDPDELIADFEAALEEAYYEPISTNFEQQRISS from the coding sequence ATGTCACTATCACCAGAAACAAATTTAATTAAGTACCATCAATTCCCGAACATTGCAGCAGCCAACCCGCCACTTTACGACTCATCGACTTTCCCGACAGCATTGATCGGTTCAGAGGTCCCTTACGATTACGCAAGATCAGGTCATCCGAACAGAGCATTGTTAGAAGAAAAGCTTGCAGCCTTAGAAGATGCCGAGTACGGAATCGCATACAACTCAGGAATCGGCGCAATTTCAGCAGTCTTCTTCTTACTGAAAGCCGGAGACCACTTAATTATTCCTAACGATGTATACGGCGGAACATATCGCCTATGCGAACATGTATTGCCAGGATTTAATATCGAGGTCACAGCTGTTGATACAACCAATCCATTAGAAGTGGAGCAAGCGATTCAAGACAATACGAAATTGATTCACCTTGAAACACCTTCTAACCCATTGTTTAAAGTGACAGATATCCAAGCGATTACAGAAATAGCGAAAGCACATGATGTACTCGTTTCAGTGGATAACACTTTCTTAACACCGTTATCGCAAAAGCCGCTGCATTTAGGTGCAGACATCGTCATCCACAGTGCAACGAAATTCTTAAGCGGCCACAGTGATTTAATCGCCGGTGCAGTAGTTACAAATAATGCGGAAGTTGCGGAATCTTTGAGATTCCTGCAAAACACTTTAGGAAGCGGATTATCAGCTCAAGATAGTTGGACATTAACGAAACATCTTAAAACGCTTTATGTCCGCTGGAATCAATCAGTGAAAAACACTGAAAAAATCGTTGAATTCTTAAGAACACGCCCTGAAATTACTGACGTGTATTACCCAGGAAATGATGACATTAACCAACGCCAAGCTGAAAACGGCGGTGCAGTACTCGGCTTTAGATTAAGCGACCCTGATAAAGTGCCGACATTCGCTAAAGCCTTGAAAATCCCGCAAATCGCAGTCAGCTTAGGCGGCATTCAAACCATCGTATCTCATCCAGCCACAATGTCGCATGCTTCTGTTCCAGAAGATGTGCGCAACGAACGCGGAATAACGTTCGATCTATTGAGACTGAGTGTGGGCTTAGAAGACCCAGACGAGTTGATAGCAGATTTTGAAGCAGCATTGGAGGAAGCATACTATGAGCCGATTTCTACAAACTTTGAGCAACAACGTATTAGTAGCTGA
- a CDS encoding bifunctional homocysteine S-methyltransferase/methylenetetrahydrofolate reductase encodes MSRFLQTLSNNVLVADGAIGTILYSEGIDTCPEAYNLTHPKKIEQIHRSYIEAGADVIQTNTYGANFEKLQVFGLEHQVKDIIRAGVRIAKQAANEDTFILGTVGGFKGVKQNELSLSTILYHTDIQIETLIDEGVDALLFETYYDLNELLQVIRATKKKYNIPVIAQLTASSTNYLQDGTEINEALKQVEAEGADVIGLNCHHGPHHMQQSFTHIEIPQHAILSCYPNASLLDFEDSAIHYSDNAAYFGKIAETLVKEGVHLIGGCCGTTPEHIRFIKQAVKGLKPALEKKVIPIRRKSNYPSIPVQKDNLTTKVKAGPTVIVELDTPKHLDTTKFFANVKKLDKAKIDAITLADNSLATVRVSNIAAASIIKQNYNIEPLVHITCRDRNLIGLQSHLLGLSLLGINEILAITGDPSKVGHLPGASNVYDVNSKGLAELAVRFNDGLNIDGGALKTKTNFNIAGAFNPNVRKMEAAIKRLDKKVDSGMNYFITQPVYTVERIKEIAEKTAHLDTPFFIGIMPITSYRNAQFLHNEVPGISLPDEVLEQFEAVKDDKQKTKELSLRICRKLIDEVIQHFNGLYLITPFEQVDYSLELSTYFKTQTEKNQEAII; translated from the coding sequence ATGAGCCGATTTCTACAAACTTTGAGCAACAACGTATTAGTAGCTGACGGTGCAATAGGAACGATTCTCTACTCAGAAGGGATCGATACTTGTCCTGAAGCATATAACCTGACACACCCTAAGAAAATAGAACAAATTCATCGATCTTACATTGAAGCTGGTGCAGATGTGATTCAAACCAATACTTATGGTGCTAACTTCGAAAAACTTCAAGTTTTCGGGTTGGAACACCAAGTGAAAGATATCATTCGTGCCGGCGTAAGAATAGCAAAGCAAGCAGCCAATGAAGACACTTTTATATTAGGAACTGTTGGAGGTTTTAAAGGTGTGAAACAAAATGAATTGTCGCTTTCGACAATCCTTTATCACACTGATATTCAAATTGAAACATTGATAGACGAGGGTGTCGACGCACTCCTCTTTGAAACTTACTATGATTTAAACGAACTCTTGCAAGTGATCAGAGCGACGAAGAAAAAGTATAACATTCCTGTTATCGCACAATTAACCGCTTCTAGCACCAACTACTTGCAAGACGGAACTGAAATTAACGAAGCATTAAAACAAGTGGAAGCTGAAGGTGCAGATGTCATCGGCTTAAACTGCCACCATGGCCCGCACCACATGCAGCAATCTTTCACACATATCGAGATTCCGCAGCACGCGATTCTCTCATGTTATCCGAATGCCAGCCTTCTTGATTTTGAAGACTCAGCCATTCATTACAGCGATAACGCCGCATACTTTGGAAAAATTGCGGAAACCTTAGTGAAAGAAGGCGTCCACTTAATCGGCGGGTGCTGCGGTACCACACCTGAACATATCCGCTTCATCAAACAAGCGGTGAAAGGTTTGAAACCGGCTTTAGAAAAGAAAGTCATCCCGATCAGAAGAAAAAGCAATTACCCTTCTATCCCGGTGCAAAAAGACAATCTGACAACTAAAGTCAAAGCAGGCCCGACAGTTATTGTAGAACTTGATACACCGAAACACTTAGACACAACCAAATTCTTTGCCAATGTCAAAAAGTTAGACAAAGCGAAAATCGACGCGATTACATTAGCAGACAACTCGCTAGCAACCGTTCGTGTCAGCAACATCGCAGCTGCCAGTATTATTAAGCAGAATTACAATATTGAACCGCTCGTGCACATTACCTGCAGAGACAGAAATTTAATCGGTTTACAATCTCACTTGCTCGGCCTATCACTGCTCGGCATCAATGAGATACTCGCGATTACAGGTGACCCATCTAAAGTGGGGCATCTGCCAGGTGCATCGAATGTTTATGATGTAAATTCTAAAGGCTTAGCTGAACTTGCTGTACGTTTCAACGACGGCCTTAACATTGACGGCGGCGCATTGAAAACAAAAACCAACTTCAATATTGCCGGTGCATTCAATCCGAATGTCCGCAAGATGGAAGCAGCAATCAAACGGTTAGATAAGAAAGTCGACAGCGGTATGAATTACTTTATTACACAGCCGGTTTACACGGTCGAACGTATTAAAGAAATCGCTGAAAAGACTGCACATCTCGATACACCGTTCTTTATCGGTATCATGCCGATCACAAGTTATCGAAACGCACAATTCTTACACAATGAAGTGCCTGGCATTTCATTGCCAGATGAAGTATTAGAACAGTTTGAAGCGGTCAAAGATGATAAACAAAAAACCAAAGAATTAAGCTTGCGCATCTGCCGCAAACTTATTGATGAAGTGATACAACACTTTAACGGTCTTTATCTGATTACACCTTTCGAACAAGTAGATTATTCACTCGAACTCTCAACTTATTTTAAAACTCAAACTGAAAAAAACCAGGAGGCAATAATATGA
- the metE gene encoding 5-methyltetrahydropteroyltriglutamate--homocysteine S-methyltransferase, which yields MTIKTANIGFPRLGRKREWKKAIESYWAGKTNYDELTTTLNDLHKENLLLQKHYNIDSVPVGDFSLYDHVLDVSLLFNIIPERFQGQEVNDDLLFDIARGTKENVASALIKWFNTNYHYIVPEWDNVEPKLNRNVLLERFEFAKQLNVNAHPVILGPVTFVQLSRGGEQSFEEKIEALLPLYKEVLQSLVDAGAEYIQIDEPVLVTDNAKELQDVTRHVYDYFEKAGLADKLVIQTYFEHVDLDFVNTLPVKGFGLDFVHDRGENLKQIKEGKLSKDKALYAGIIDGRNVWAADIEAKKELIETLENYTDELVIQPSSSLLHVPVSLDHEELDESIEEGLSFATEKLDELDALKRVINDNDSEKYDQLKAAYERFQNQAFKNLEYDFDSVRTHRESAFPERKKVQDARLKLPELPTTTIGSFPQTKEVRKKRADWKNHRISDEEYNQFLRDEIARWIQIQEDIGLDVFVHGEFERNDMVEFFGERLQGFLVTKYGWVQSYGSRAVKPPVIYGDVKWTKPITVEETAYAQSLTDHPVKGMLTGPVTILNWSFERVDIPRHEVQDQIALAINEEVLALEDAGIKIIQVDEPALREGLPLRSEFHEEYLSQALHSFRLATSSVADATQIHTHMCYSQFGEIIHTIHDLDADVISIETSRSHGALIKDFEDVTYDLGIGLGVYDIHSPRIPTEEEITVAINRGLQEIDRSLFWVNPDCGLKTRNEDQVKEALTVLVSAVKKLRNKEGQETA from the coding sequence ATGACAATTAAAACAGCTAATATCGGATTCCCACGTTTAGGACGCAAAAGAGAATGGAAAAAAGCAATCGAAAGTTACTGGGCAGGCAAAACAAACTATGATGAATTAACAACTACATTAAACGACTTGCACAAAGAAAACTTATTATTACAAAAACACTACAACATCGACAGTGTACCAGTTGGAGATTTCTCATTATATGACCACGTTTTAGACGTATCATTATTATTCAACATCATTCCAGAACGTTTCCAAGGTCAAGAAGTTAATGATGATTTATTATTCGATATCGCACGCGGTACTAAAGAAAACGTAGCAAGTGCTTTAATCAAATGGTTCAACACTAACTACCACTACATCGTACCTGAATGGGACAACGTAGAACCTAAATTAAACCGCAATGTCTTATTAGAACGTTTCGAATTTGCAAAACAATTAAATGTGAATGCACACCCAGTGATCTTAGGTCCTGTAACATTCGTTCAATTATCACGCGGCGGAGAACAATCATTTGAAGAAAAAATCGAAGCATTGCTTCCATTATACAAAGAAGTATTACAATCACTTGTTGATGCAGGTGCTGAATACATCCAAATCGATGAACCTGTATTAGTTACAGATAACGCAAAAGAATTACAAGACGTTACACGTCATGTCTATGACTACTTCGAAAAAGCTGGATTAGCTGACAAATTAGTCATCCAAACTTACTTCGAACATGTTGATTTAGACTTCGTCAACACATTACCAGTTAAAGGTTTCGGTTTAGACTTCGTTCATGACCGCGGCGAAAACTTAAAACAAATCAAAGAAGGCAAATTATCTAAAGATAAAGCTTTATATGCAGGTATTATCGACGGCCGCAACGTATGGGCTGCAGATATCGAAGCGAAAAAAGAATTAATCGAAACATTAGAAAACTATACAGACGAATTAGTCATCCAACCTTCTTCTTCTTTATTACACGTACCTGTTTCATTAGATCATGAAGAATTAGATGAATCTATCGAAGAAGGCTTAAGCTTTGCGACTGAAAAATTAGACGAATTAGACGCTTTAAAACGTGTTATCAACGATAATGACAGCGAAAAATACGATCAATTAAAAGCAGCTTACGAACGCTTCCAAAACCAAGCATTCAAAAACCTTGAATATGACTTTGACAGCGTACGTACACATCGTGAATCAGCATTCCCTGAACGTAAAAAAGTTCAAGATGCACGCTTAAAATTACCAGAATTACCAACAACAACAATCGGATCATTCCCGCAAACTAAAGAAGTTCGTAAAAAACGTGCAGACTGGAAAAACCACCGCATCAGCGATGAAGAATATAACCAATTCTTACGCGATGAAATCGCACGCTGGATTCAAATCCAAGAAGATATCGGCTTAGACGTATTCGTTCATGGTGAATTCGAACGTAACGACATGGTTGAGTTCTTCGGCGAAAGATTACAAGGCTTCTTAGTTACTAAATACGGTTGGGTTCAATCATACGGTTCTCGTGCGGTTAAACCACCAGTTATCTACGGAGACGTTAAATGGACTAAACCAATCACAGTGGAGGAAACAGCTTATGCTCAAAGCTTAACTGACCACCCTGTAAAAGGTATGTTGACTGGTCCAGTTACAATCTTAAACTGGTCATTCGAACGTGTAGACATTCCGCGTCATGAAGTTCAAGATCAAATCGCTTTAGCAATCAACGAAGAAGTATTAGCACTTGAAGATGCTGGTATTAAAATTATCCAAGTAGACGAACCAGCATTACGTGAAGGTTTACCATTACGCTCTGAGTTCCATGAAGAGTACTTAAGCCAAGCATTGCATTCATTCCGCTTAGCTACATCTTCAGTGGCGGATGCGACACAAATTCATACGCATATGTGCTATTCTCAATTCGGCGAAATCATCCATACAATCCACGACTTGGATGCAGATGTTATCTCAATCGAAACATCACGCAGTCATGGTGCTTTAATCAAAGACTTCGAGGATGTAACGTATGATTTAGGTATCGGATTAGGTGTATATGATATCCACAGTCCGCGTATCCCGACTGAAGAAGAAATCACAGTTGCGATTAACCGTGGTTTACAAGAAATCGACCGTTCATTATTCTGGGTTAACCCAGACTGCGGCTTGAAAACACGTAATGAAGATCAAGTAAAAGAAGCATTAACAGTTTTAGTTTCAGCAGTTAAAAAATTAAGAAATAAAGAAGGACAAGAAACAGCGTAA
- a CDS encoding cyclase family protein, with amino-acid sequence MSYPLWDQLKSLKENEWVDLTHTFDSDSPHFSALEAAYIDTISTVKENGYFVQRWSVATQYGTHIDAPIHFVENRRYLHELDLKELVLPLIVLDYSKEVAENPDFRLTKQHLLEWEQANGRIEPDTFVAFRSDWSHRWPNVEQFENKDAEGNPHAPGWSLDALQFLLEERGVRSVGHETFDTDASVDVAKHGDLIGERYVLGQDTFQIELLTNLDRLPQRGAVIYTISPKPADAPGFPVRAFAITPNKQ; translated from the coding sequence ATGAGTTATCCTTTATGGGATCAGCTGAAAAGTTTGAAAGAAAATGAATGGGTGGATTTAACACATACATTCGATTCAGACAGTCCACATTTCAGCGCATTAGAAGCAGCATACATTGATACGATCAGTACAGTTAAAGAAAATGGTTATTTTGTACAAAGATGGAGTGTTGCCACACAATATGGTACACACATTGATGCCCCCATCCACTTTGTAGAAAACAGAAGATATTTGCATGAATTAGATTTAAAAGAATTAGTATTGCCATTAATTGTTCTCGACTATTCTAAAGAAGTTGCGGAAAATCCCGATTTCCGTTTAACTAAGCAGCATTTATTAGAATGGGAACAAGCAAACGGCCGTATTGAACCAGATACATTCGTCGCATTCCGCAGTGATTGGTCACACCGCTGGCCGAATGTGGAACAATTTGAGAATAAAGATGCAGAAGGCAATCCCCACGCACCCGGATGGTCACTCGATGCATTGCAATTCTTATTAGAAGAACGCGGCGTACGTTCAGTAGGCCATGAAACATTCGATACAGACGCTTCAGTCGATGTCGCAAAACACGGCGATTTAATCGGTGAACGTTATGTACTGGGACAAGATACGTTCCAAATTGAGTTATTAACTAACTTAGACCGACTCCCTCAAAGAGGCGCAGTCATTTATACCATCAGTCCAAAACCGGCAGATGCACCAGGATTCCCGGTCCGTGCATTTGCGATTACACCAAACAAGCAGTAA